The genomic stretch TCCAGCACGAAGACGCCAAGCCCGACATGATCGTCATCGGCAAGTCGCTCGGCGGCGGCTGCCTGCCCATTTCGGCCGTTCTGGCGACCGAGGACGTCCTCGGCGTGTTCAAGCCCGGCGAGCACGGCTCCACCTTCGGCGGCAACCCGCTGGCCTGCGCCGTGGCCCGCGAGGCCCTGCGCGTGATCAAGGAGGAGCGTCTGGTGGCCAACGCGGCCAAGATGGGGGGGTACTTCACGAAGAAGCTGCGAACCATCAAGAGCCGCCACATCAGGCAGGTCCGGGGCAAGGGGCTGCTGATCGGCGTCGAGCTGTACCCGGAAGCGGGCGGCGCCCGCCGCTTTTGTGAAGCCCTCAAGGACGCCGGATTGCTGTGCAAGGAAACCCACGACAATGTCATCCGTTTCGCCCCGCCGCTCATCATCGGGACGAAGGACCTCGATGGGGCCTTTGATCGGATCGTCGAAGTCTTCGCCAAGCTCGAGAACTGAGGAGAGGCCATGTCCAAGCGCACTTACCGCTCCATGCCCGCCGAGAACGCCGTCGATCGCCGGGATTTCTTCAAAATCGGCGGCGCGATCGGCGCCGGCCTCGTGATGTCGAGCCGCAGCCTGCTCGCGGTCCAGCAAGCCCAACAGACTCAAGGCCAGCAGCCCCCGGTCAAACCGGCCGCGCCGGCTCCCAAGCTCAAGCCGAAGACGAACATCGAGGACGCCCTCAAGGTCCCCCGGACCAAATGGAGCCTGCCGGGGCCATTCCCGGGCCGGGTGGTCGAGGTCTTCAATCCCAAGGCCATGCCGGACGGCAACGTCGACGCTGCCGTGGTCAAGGCCATGTTTGCGAAGGGGATTCAGGAGCTGACCGGGAAGAGCCTCACGAAAAGCTTCGGCTTGTTCTTTACCAAGGACGATATCGTCGGGCTCAAGGTTAATCCGGTCGGCCCCGGCCTCATCAGCACCCGGCTCGAGGTGGTCGACGCGGTCATCGACTGGCTGACCTCTTGCGGCCTGCCCAAGAAGAACATTATCATCTGGGACCGCTTCGACTATATGCTCAAGGACGCCGGATACACGCCCGAGCGCTTCCCGGGCATCGCCATCGAAGGCTTGCAGACGATGGACGAAGCGGCGGCCGAGGGCAAGAGCCAGGACAACAGCAAGTGGCTCAACCCGGACGGCACCCACGTTAGCGTGCCCAATTTCGATCAGGAGGTCTTCTATTGGGCCGATGTCGAGGGCCCCAAAGACCTGCCGTATCTCAACCAGCACGTCTTCAACGGCAAGCACTCCTACTTCGGCAAGCTTCTGACCAAAAAGCTGACCAAGATCGTCAACCTGCCCGTATT from Candidatus Aminicenantes bacterium encodes the following:
- a CDS encoding DUF362 domain-containing protein, which produces MSKRTYRSMPAENAVDRRDFFKIGGAIGAGLVMSSRSLLAVQQAQQTQGQQPPVKPAAPAPKLKPKTNIEDALKVPRTKWSLPGPFPGRVVEVFNPKAMPDGNVDAAVVKAMFAKGIQELTGKSLTKSFGLFFTKDDIVGLKVNPVGPGLISTRLEVVDAVIDWLTSCGLPKKNIIIWDRFDYMLKDAGYTPERFPGIAIEGLQTMDEAAAEGKSQDNSKWLNPDGTHVSVPNFDQEVFYWADVEGPKDLPYLNQHVFNGKHSYFGKLLTKKLTKIVNLPVFKNTGNAISMATKNIGYGAVCNTNRLHTPLFLDVCVEVPAFWPVRDKMVLNITDGLWSQYDGGPDKNAKFAYIDNRLYFASDPFALDMVCHTRIVAKRKEMGVTVNENPRFTDYLRYAEKLGLGIADPAKIAHVKVG